In candidate division KSB1 bacterium, a genomic segment contains:
- a CDS encoding type II toxin-antitoxin system Phd/YefM family antitoxin: MQFINIRELSRSPSKYIKMANEDDDVVITKNGHPYALLSKIDDEELQDFILAKHFHLEQEFETAKKEHQSGKTVNAKDLLKNINEERN, encoded by the coding sequence ATGCAATTTATTAATATCAGAGAATTAAGCCGTTCCCCATCAAAATATATTAAAATGGCAAATGAGGATGATGATGTTGTCATTACTAAAAATGGTCATCCTTATGCTTTGCTATCAAAAATTGATGATGAAGAACTGCAAGATTTCATTTTAGCAAAACATTTTCATTTAGAACAAGAATTTGAAACGGCGAAAAAAGAACATCAATCTGGCAAAACAGTAAATGCCAAAGACTTGCTGAAAAATATTAACGAGGAAAGAAATTGA